The proteins below are encoded in one region of Flavobacterium sp. IMCC34852:
- a CDS encoding DUF4382 domain-containing protein, with protein MKKLKKLLGIITLVIVLASCSNDSGSSENTLNIVARATYSPSANRSALNGDVVLNSFKINLREIEFELAENSSDDDDSNGDSDDDGFYDSDDEFELYGPFELDLLNQNAPVTTVTVPNGTYEEVEFKLHKSTNSASAMFNKSIEITGTINGTPFIFWHDIDEDFEIDYEDTNQNLVINNNSYDLVFNFDLNQVLSMVDLSSAVDGDGDGVIEIGPNDTDGNQALANLIEDSIEDSCDLDD; from the coding sequence ATGAAAAAATTAAAAAAACTATTAGGGATTATTACATTAGTAATTGTTTTGGCTTCTTGTTCCAATGATAGCGGAAGCTCAGAAAACACTTTGAATATTGTAGCCAGAGCTACTTATTCTCCATCAGCTAACCGTTCCGCATTAAACGGAGATGTTGTTTTGAACAGCTTTAAAATTAACTTGAGAGAAATTGAATTTGAATTGGCTGAAAATAGTAGTGATGATGACGATTCTAATGGCGATTCAGATGATGATGGCTTTTACGACAGCGATGATGAGTTTGAATTGTATGGCCCGTTTGAGTTAGACCTTTTAAACCAAAATGCCCCAGTAACTACTGTGACTGTTCCTAACGGTACTTATGAAGAAGTAGAATTCAAATTACACAAAAGTACCAACAGTGCATCAGCTATGTTCAACAAATCAATTGAAATTACCGGTACGATTAACGGAACTCCGTTTATCTTTTGGCACGACATAGATGAAGACTTTGAAATTGACTATGAAGACACCAATCAAAATTTGGTAATCAACAACAATTCTTATGATTTAGTTTTCAATTTCGATTTGAACCAAGTATTGAGCATGGTTGATTTAAGCAGCGCCGTTGACGGTGATGGTGATGGTGTAATTGAAATTGGTCCGAATGATACCGACGGCAATCAAGCCTTGGCCAACCTTATAGAGGATAGCATAGAAGATTCTTGCGACTTAGACGATTAA
- the clpB gene encoding ATP-dependent chaperone ClpB: MNTNNFTIKSQEAIQQAQQIAQGFGHQQIENEHIIKGILEVDENVTPFILKKLNVNVDLFKKILDSTLQSFPKVSGGDIMLSREASTALTEANIIAKKMNDEYVSIEHLLLAIFKSKSKVAQILKDQGVTYNGLEAAIAEIRKGERVTSASAEETYNSLNKYAKNLNELARTGKLDPVIGRDEEIRRVLQILTRRTKNNPMLVGEPGVGKTAIAEGLAHRIVDGDVPENLKDKIVYSLDMGALIAGAKYKGEFEERLKSVVKEVTSAEGDIVLFIDEIHTLVGAGGGEGAMDAANILKPALARGELRAIGATTLDEYQKYFEKDKALERRFQKVMVDEPDTESAISILRGIKEKYETHHKVRIKDDAIIAAVELSQRYITNRFLPDKAIDLMDEAASKLRMEINSKPEELDVLDRKIMQLEIEIEAIKRENDEIKLKSLGLDLANLKEERNEIFTKWKSEKDVVDNIQSVKQEIEDFKLDAERAERDGDYGKVAEIRYGKIKDAQERLDALQTQLAENQAGSSLIKEEVTREDIAEVVAKWTGVPVTKMLQGEREKLLRLEDELHHRVVGQEEAIEAISDAVRRSRAGLQDMKKPIGTFLFLGTTGVGKTELAKALAEYLFDDENAMTRIDMSEYQERHSVSRLVGAPPGYVGYDEGGQLTEAVRRKPYSVILLDEIEKAHPDTFNILLQVLDEGRLTDNKGRLADFKNTIIIMTSNMGSAIIQEKFENLKGGIEAATEAAKTEVLGLLKQTVHPEFINRIDEIVMFTPLTAANIKQIVGLQLQSVTKMLAHQNITMDATPEAIAYLAEKGYDPQFGARPVKRVIQREVLNQLSKEILAGKVTTDSIILLDCFDGQLVFRNHVAE, from the coding sequence ATGAACACAAACAATTTTACTATTAAATCACAAGAAGCCATTCAGCAAGCGCAACAAATTGCGCAAGGCTTTGGTCACCAACAAATCGAAAACGAGCATATCATCAAAGGTATCTTGGAAGTCGATGAGAATGTGACGCCATTTATACTAAAGAAGCTCAACGTCAATGTCGATTTATTTAAAAAGATACTCGACAGTACTTTACAAAGCTTTCCGAAAGTTTCAGGAGGCGATATTATGTTGTCCCGAGAAGCTTCAACGGCTTTGACTGAAGCCAATATTATTGCCAAAAAAATGAACGATGAATACGTTTCGATTGAACATTTACTATTGGCCATTTTTAAATCGAAGAGTAAAGTCGCCCAAATTTTAAAAGACCAAGGTGTAACATACAACGGTTTGGAAGCCGCTATTGCCGAAATCAGAAAAGGCGAAAGAGTAACTTCCGCTTCAGCCGAAGAAACTTATAATTCACTAAACAAATATGCCAAAAACCTCAACGAATTAGCCCGCACAGGCAAACTCGATCCGGTGATTGGTCGTGATGAAGAAATTCGAAGAGTATTGCAAATCTTAACGCGTCGTACTAAGAACAACCCAATGCTTGTGGGTGAACCCGGCGTGGGTAAAACCGCTATAGCCGAAGGTTTGGCACACCGAATTGTAGACGGCGATGTACCCGAAAATCTAAAAGACAAAATCGTTTACTCGCTTGATATGGGTGCGCTGATTGCCGGTGCCAAATACAAAGGAGAATTCGAAGAGCGTTTAAAATCGGTGGTGAAAGAAGTCACCTCAGCCGAAGGCGATATCGTCTTGTTTATTGATGAGATTCATACACTCGTAGGAGCCGGCGGTGGTGAAGGCGCTATGGACGCCGCGAATATCTTAAAACCGGCTTTGGCTCGTGGTGAGTTAAGAGCTATTGGAGCAACGACTTTAGACGAGTACCAAAAATACTTCGAGAAAGACAAAGCGTTAGAGCGTCGTTTCCAAAAAGTAATGGTCGATGAACCTGATACCGAAAGTGCGATTTCCATCTTACGAGGAATTAAGGAGAAATACGAAACCCATCATAAAGTCCGTATCAAAGACGATGCTATTATAGCGGCCGTTGAATTATCGCAACGCTATATCACAAATCGTTTCTTGCCTGATAAAGCCATCGACTTGATGGACGAAGCGGCTTCGAAGTTGCGCATGGAAATCAATTCCAAACCCGAAGAACTCGACGTCTTGGATCGAAAAATCATGCAATTGGAAATCGAGATTGAAGCGATTAAAAGAGAAAACGATGAAATCAAGTTGAAATCGTTAGGCTTAGACTTGGCGAATTTAAAAGAAGAACGCAACGAAATCTTTACCAAATGGAAATCAGAGAAAGATGTCGTAGATAATATCCAATCTGTCAAACAAGAAATAGAAGATTTTAAGCTCGATGCCGAACGTGCCGAGCGCGACGGTGATTACGGTAAGGTAGCCGAAATCCGTTACGGAAAAATAAAAGACGCCCAAGAAAGATTAGATGCATTGCAAACCCAATTGGCCGAAAATCAAGCCGGAAGCTCTTTGATCAAAGAAGAAGTTACCCGCGAAGACATCGCCGAAGTGGTGGCGAAATGGACCGGCGTTCCCGTGACCAAAATGCTCCAAGGTGAAAGAGAAAAACTCTTGCGTTTGGAAGACGAGTTGCACCACAGAGTAGTCGGACAAGAAGAAGCTATTGAAGCCATCAGCGATGCCGTACGCAGAAGTCGTGCCGGATTACAAGACATGAAAAAACCAATTGGTACTTTCCTATTCTTAGGAACTACCGGTGTGGGTAAAACCGAATTGGCGAAAGCCTTGGCCGAATATTTATTCGACGATGAAAACGCCATGACGCGTATCGACATGAGTGAATACCAAGAACGCCACAGTGTGAGCCGATTGGTGGGTGCGCCTCCGGGATACGTAGGTTATGACGAAGGCGGACAATTGACCGAAGCCGTAAGAAGAAAACCTTATTCGGTTATCTTATTAGACGAAATCGAAAAAGCACATCCTGACACATTTAATATCTTGTTACAAGTATTAGACGAAGGTCGATTAACGGATAACAAAGGACGATTGGCCGACTTTAAAAACACCATTATCATCATGACTTCCAATATGGGATCTGCGATTATACAAGAGAAGTTTGAAAACCTAAAAGGCGGTATTGAAGCCGCTACGGAAGCCGCTAAAACCGAAGTACTTGGTTTGCTAAAACAAACGGTTCATCCAGAGTTTATCAATCGTATTGATGAGATAGTAATGTTTACACCATTAACCGCTGCGAATATCAAACAAATCGTTGGGTTACAATTGCAAAGCGTTACTAAAATGCTTGCACACCAAAACATTACGATGGATGCCACACCGGAAGCCATTGCTTACTTAGCTGAAAAAGGTTACGATCCGCAGTTTGGTGCCCGACCGGTAAAAAGAGTAATCCAACGCGAAGTACTGAACCAATTGTCTAAGGAAATCTTAGCGGGTAAAGTGACCACAGATAGTATTATTTTGTTGGATTGTTTTGACGGACAGTTGGTGTTTAGGAATCATGTCGCTGAGTAA